One genomic segment of Saccharomyces kudriavzevii IFO 1802 strain IFO1802 genome assembly, chromosome: 8 includes these proteins:
- the ECM29 gene encoding Ecm29p (similar to Saccharomyces cerevisiae ECM29 (YHL030W); ancestral locus Anc_4.15), which produces MAMSLDETKEKQLVEKTELRLAIADSPQKFETGLQTFLPPLLLKLASPHASVRTAVFSALKNVISRINTLPQVQLPVRALIVQAEEPNLAAHQDSTNVRLYSLLLASKGIDRLSPQERQLLLPLVVSSIPALTGTVAARMFHILLKLILDWVAPQDSSPEQEKFVQSLQLDEKGFAFLMRQFTRFFLLVPSKQPQTSQQPLSRGYTCPGLSLADVAFFTYDAGVTFNKDQLHKFKTAIFQFVCHGIAAGQTTEQSPRVIELMKFLCVVSKDSTTLSDSAAQLMKRFPMPCENEEFITFLQTLYIGDNAKGRPPVKSVLQEKILSILNRSQFATNNPESISLICSIGLHSSEYKLRSLTLAFIRHVAKLNYQNLHVSSSSSSSTDFATSIVSLIRNNLHAEGWPKLQLGSQTPAFKTAILQRQLQYETLGDILKKDFDLVSDLSYIEFLFESLQSDLPQFRASVQEALLSLVGHLSNLPSQSKLHLKALLRKNLSIDEEQQENNNDTINSIMALKYVSIKFTNAAFPFHDSEARLFNLWGTARTNRFDIIEESFKGLQPFWFRINNASLNASVTVKTSDLLGSQLSETRFPQFDEFLQIFISQLDSESAVITRKSLNNIVRFIKQCLISNAIYGKKTMVIQDEDWSIRIDKALELDDTAVSRVNGMVQTMNDDMFIRFLTLLSNEFTTTDSKGEQVAIFPYQDPIFGSLLLTLLNFVNSTILQKLEKIVPDLYHLLITKFQSLSDNDLEVCASIIGIISTATVDSEHIRQITCISESQTLAETYIASYVLPRLYLKNQTIHIQDASILKLLENLVTHLSHSTTNKNMILKLVCQVTKFGLLFKVNPQERKKFLTQIMDNVQDKLINDVTAIQTWSYLSLYSNELENFSIFQEKLLETHVSKQNDFLFSVGESLTVLAGEWSSRYLIKQVDIPNFDVTIMQQKFPATNVTTILDEILSGCSSTKPSLRKACCIWLLSYIQYLSHLPEVASKCDEIHLRFMRFLADRDEFIQDSAARGLSLVYEIGGSDLKESMVKGLLKSFTDSTAGTASTSATGVSGSVSEETELFEPGILNTGDGSISTYKDILNLASEVGDPALVYKFMSLAKSSALWSSRKGIAFGLGAIMSKSSLEEILVNDQETSKKLIPKLYRYRFDPFQAVSRSMTDIWNTLISDSSSTISLYFDAILQELLSGMANKEWRVREASTSALLQLIQSQPQEKFSDQMLKIWTMAFRTMDDIKDSVREVGTKFTTVLAKILAKSIDVEKGVNPVKSKEILDNILPFLLGLHGLNSDAEEVRNFALTTLIDLVKNSPGAIKPFTPDLIYDFITLFSSIEPQVINYLALNAANYNIDANVIDTQRKNGVTNSPLFQTVEKLISNSDDSMMEDIINVIIKAAKKSVGLPSKVASSLVIILLVKRYSMQMKPYSGKLLKVCLTMFEDRNESVNITFAITMGYLFKVSALDKCIKYSERLMSKYFEPMSTENNKKIVGTAIDSILSYARSEFDNVASIFMPLIFVACNDEDKDLESLYNKIWTEASSSGAGTVKLYLPEILDILCTNIKSNDFSIRKTCAKSVIQLCERIDNNIPHAQIVKLFDISKEALSGRSWDGKEHIVSAVVSLTEKFCQTVTGDNDLQDSINDVMGIEASRKSTKYVEKIIPLYAKYVSVNPQDATIALLIERSKEIIQSLGKESDDGEDSTRQASDESTIKRIKPNTEITQRSSKRNIENEEYVINLLKIFVEICNNSKSKYPINLLDFIIDEVVYLFHNDRIIYTWRTQLAASEIGVSIIGKFNAISSADFIQNVEKLWSHVFQINCNKETIENVKLQMIKFGGLIIQKIPSLQNNIEENLRLLNDVDSTNRIELELKNIGL; this is translated from the coding sequence ATGGCCATGTCCCTTGATGAAACGAAGGAGAAACAACTCGTGGAGAAAACAGAATTGCGCCTGGCTATCGCCGACTCCCCTCAAAAGTTCGAAACTGGTCTGCAAACCTTTTTGCCGCCATTGCTGCTGAAGCTGGCGTCTCCACATGCCTCTGTCAGAACAGCAGTGTTTTCTGCCCTGAAGAACGTCATATCTAGAATAAATACTCTGCCCCAGGTCCAGCTTCCTGTGCGGGCGCTTATTGTCCAAGCAGAGGAGCCCAATTTAGCCGCTCATCAAGACTCTACTAATGTCCGCCTCTACAGTCTGCTGCTGGCGTCCAAGGGAATAGATAGGCTCTCCCCGCAAGAAAGACAGCTGCTGTTGCCCCTGGTCGTGTCCAGCATCCCTGCGCTCACGGGCACAGTAGCCGCCAGAATGTTCCATATCCTTTTGAAGCTTATTTTGGACTGGGTTGCCCCTCAGGACTCTTCACCCGAGCAGGAGAAGTTTGTGCAGTCTCTACAGTTGGACGAAAAAGGCTTTGCGTTTTTGATGCGCCAGTTCACCAGGTTTTTCCTGCTGGTACCCTCCAAGCAGCCTCAGACTTCGCAACAGCCTCTGTCGAGGGGCTATACGTGTCCGGGCCTATCTCTGGCGGACGTAGCTTTCTTTACTTACGATGCGGGCGTCACTTTCAACAAGGACCAGTTGCACAAGTTCAAAACTGCCATTTTCCAGTTTGTTTGCCACGGCATTGCGGCCGGTCAAACTACTGAGCAGTCGCCCAGGGTTATAGAActgatgaaatttctgTGCGTTGTCTCTAAGGATTCTACGACTCTATCTGATTCCGCGGCACAGTTAATGAAACGCTTCCCCATGCCTTGCGAAAATGAAGAGTTCATCACGTTCTTGCAGACATTGTACATAGGGGACAATGCAAAGGGAAGACCGCCCGTAAAATCTGTCCTGCAGGAGAAAATTCTGTCAATTTTAAACAGAAGTCAGTTCGCCACCAACAACCCAGAATCGATTTCTCTAATTTGCTCCATCGGGTTGCATTCATCTGAATATAAACTGAGATCTTTGACCCTCGCCTTTATTCGTCACGTAGCAAAATTGAATTACCAAAATTTGCATGTttcttcgtcgtcgtcttcatctACAGATTTCGCCACTAGTATTGTTTCCTTGATCAGAAATAACCTTCATGCGGAGGGTTGGCCCAAACTACAGCTGGGATCCCAGACACCGGCTTTCAAAACTGCAATTTTGCAAAGACAATTACAATACGAAACGTTGGGTGATATCCTGAAAAAAGATTTCGATCTAGTAAGCGACTTGTCCTATATTGAATTCTTATTTGAATCCCTACAAAGCGATTTACCACAATTCCGCGCCAGTGTTCAAGAGGCTTTGCTTTCTTTGGTGGGCCATCTATCAAACTTGCCATCTCAATCCAAATTGCATTTGAAAGCTCTACTCAGGAAAAACCTATCGATTGATGAGGAACAGCaggaaaataataacgaCACTATCAACTCTATTATGGCGCTAAAGTATGTTTCTATAAAGTTTACCAACGCCGCTTTCCCCTTCCACGACTCGGAAGCAAGATTGTTCAATCTTTGGGGTACTGCGAGAACGAACAGATTTGATATTATCGAAGAATCGTTCAAGGGACTACAGCCTTTCTGGTTTAGAATCAATAACGCTTCTTTGAACGCTTCGGTTACTGTGAAGACATCGGATTTATTGGGCTCTCAATTGTCCGAGACAAGATTTCCTCAATTCgatgaatttcttcaaatttttatcaGTCAGCTAGATTCTGAATCTGCAGTAATTACTCGGAAATCGTTGAATAACATTGTCAGATTCATTAAACAATGTCTCATTTCCAACGCAATCTATGGTAAAAAAACAATGGTAATCCAAGATGAAGATTGGTCAATTAGAATAGATAAAGCTTTGGAACTTGATGATACAGCTGTGTCTCGGGTGAATGGAATGGTTCAAACAATGAATGATGATATGTTTATTCGCTTCTTAACCCTTTTGTCAAACGAGTTCACTACTACGGACAGCAAGGGTGAACAAGTAGCAATATTTCCATATCAAGACCCAATATTTGGTTCTCTCCTCTTGACgttattgaattttgtAAACAGTACTATTTTACAgaaactggaaaaaattgttcCCGATTTGTACCATTTACTCATTACTAAGTTCCAATCGTTAAGTGATAATGATTTAGAAGTTTGTGCAAGCATCATTGGTATCATCTCCACTGCTACCGTAGATTCGGAACACATTAGACAAATAACATGTATATCTGAATCGCAAACACTGGCAGAAACATATATTGCATCCTACGTTCTTCCGAGAttgtatttgaagaaccaAACGATTCATATTCAAGATGCGAGTATTCTAAAGCTATTAGAGAACTTGGTAACTCATCTATCACATTCTACTACcaacaaaaatatgataTTAAAGCTAGTTTGTCAGGTGACAAAATTTGGtttacttttcaaagtaaATCCTcaagaacgaaaaaaatttttgacgCAAATTATGGACAATGTACAGGATAAATTAATCAACGATGTGACAGCTATTCAAACTTGGTCATATTTATCACTATATTCAAACGAATTAGAAAATTTcagtatttttcaagagaaGCTACTAGAAACTCATGTTTCCAAGCAAAATgatttcttattttcagTTGGTGAATCCTTAACTGTCTTGGCTGGTGAATGGTCAAGTAGATACTTGATTAAACAAGTTGATattccaaattttgatgTTACGATTATGCAACAAAAATTTCCCGCCACAAACGTTACCACCATACTTGATGAGATTCTTTCAGGTTGCAGTTCCACGAAACCTTCCTTAAGAAAGGCATGTTGTATTTGGTTGTTATCATATATTCAATACTTGAGTCATTTGCCAGAGGTCGCCTCTAAATGTGATGAGATTCACTTGAGATTCATGAGGTTTTTAGCTGACAGGGATGAATTTATACAGGATTCAGCCGCCAGAGGGCTTTCGTTGGTTTATGAAATTGGTGGTTCGGACTTGAAGGAAAGTATGGTTAAAGGGTTACTCAAATCGTTCACAGATTCAACCGCAGGCACTGCATCTACAAGTGCTACTGGTGTCTCGGGTTCAGTTTCTGAAGAGACCGAATTATTTGAGCCTGGCATTTTAAACACAGGTGACGGGTCCATCAGTACTTACAAAGATATTCTGAACTTAGCATCCGAGGTTGGGGACCCTGCACTTGTTTATAAATTCATGTCTCTTGCCAAGAGTTCCGCCTTATGGTCATCAAGGAAAGGTATTGCATTCGGTCTCGGTGCTATCATGTCCAAGTCTTCTCTAGAAGAAATATTGGTAAATGATCAAGAGACTTCAAAAAAGTTGATCCCAAAATTGTATAGGTACAGGTTTGATCCATTCCAAGCAGTTTCACGCTCAATGACTGATATTTGGAATACATTGATTTCGGATTCTTCTTCGACGATCTCCCTTTATTTCGACGCTATTCTTCAAGAACTTTTGAGCGGTATGGCTAACAAGGAATGGAGGGTTCGAGAGGCGAGCACATCCGCGTTATTACAGTTGATCCAATCTCAACCCCAAGAAAAGTTTTCCGATCAAATGCTGAAAATTTGGACAATGGCATTTAGAACCATGGATGATATCAAGGACAGTGTTCGAGAAGTCGGTACCAAATTTACCACTGTTTTGGCCAAAATACTGGCAAAATCTATTGATGTGGAAAAGGGAGTGAACCCTGTCAAATCCAAGGAAATATTGGATAATATTTTGCCGTTCTTATTGGGGCTACACGGTTTGAACAGTGACGCGGAAGAAGTTAGGAATTTTGCGCTTACCACTTTAATTGATTTGGTGAAAAACTCTCCCGGCGCGATCAAACCATTCACTCCAGACTTGATTTACGATTTTATTACACTATTCTCTTCCATTGAACCTCAAGTAATCAATTATCTGGCATTAAATGCTGCTAATTATAATATTGATGCTAATGTTATCGATACGCAGAGAAAAAACGGTGTTACCAACTCACCATTATTCCAAAcggttgaaaaattgatttccAATTCGGATGATTCCATGATGGAGGATATAATCAATGTGATTATAAaagcagcaaaaaaatctgtCGGTTTGCCATCCAAAGTGGCTTCCTCACTTGTTATAATCCTCTTAGTGAAACGGTACTCTATGCAAATGAAACCCTATTCTGGGAAGCTATTGAAAGTTTGCCTAACCATGTTTGAAGATAGAAATGAGTCTGTTAATATCACATTTGCCATTACAATGGGATACTTATTCAAAGTTTCTGCATTGGATAAGTGCATCAAATATTCTGAAAGACTTATGTCGAAATACTTCGAGCCTATGTCAACAgaaaataacaagaaaattgtCGGTACAGCGATTGACTCAATTTTAAGTTATGCTAGGTCAGAATTCGATAACGTGGCAAGCATATTCATgcctttgatttttgtaGCATGCaacgatgaagataaagatTTGGAATCTCTATATAACAAGATCTGGACAGAGGCCTCGAGTTCTGGTGCCGGTACTGTTAAGTTATATTTACCGGAGATTTTAGATATACTTTGTACAAATATCAAGTCGAATGATTTTTCGATTAGGAAAACATGTGCTAAATCGGTTATACAATTATGTgaaaggattgataataaCATTCCTCATGCGCAAATTGTTAAACTATTCGATATATCTAAGGAGGCATTAAGTGGCAGATCATGGGATGGTAAAGAGCATATCGTGAGTGCAGTGGTTTCGTTGACAGAAAAATTCTGTCAGACGGTGACCGGTGATAACGACCTCCAAGATTCCATCAATGATGTAATGGGAATCGAGGCGTCAAGAAAGAGCACGAAatatgttgaaaaaataataccaTTATATGCAAAATATGTTAGTGTGAATCCACAGGATGCAACGATTGCATTACTAATTGAAAGGtccaaagaaattatcCAATCATTAGGTAAAGAATCtgatgatggtgaagatTCCACCAGACAGGCTTCAGATGAATCCACAATAAAGAGAATTAAACCCAACACTGAAATTACGCAAAGATCGTCCAAACGAAACATTGAGAACGAGGAGTATGTGATtaatttgttgaagattTTTGTTGAGATATGTAACAATTCTAAATCGAAGTACCCGATAAATTTACTGGACTTTATAATAGATGAAGTGGTATATCTTTTCCATAACGATAGGATTATCTACACATGGAGAACACAGTTAGCCGCTAGTGAGATTGGGGTTTCAATAATTGGTAAATTTAATGCGATTAGTAGCGCGGATTTTATCCAAAATGTGGAAAAACTGTGGAGCCATGTTTTCCAAATAAATTGTAACAAGGAAACCATTGAGAATGTTAAATTGcaaatgataaaattcGGCGGATTAATTATTCagaaaattccaagttTACAAAACAACATCGAGGAGAACTTAAGACTTTTGAATGATGTTGATTCAACGAACAGAATCGAGttggaattgaaaaacatcGGTCTATAA
- the GOS1 gene encoding Gos1p (similar to Saccharomyces cerevisiae GOS1 (YHL031C); ancestral locus Anc_4.11): protein MSSQPSFVTIRGKAISLETQTESLLSKYSTFAQTTSSEQTGQEKKIDKQVEEILGQRQDVIDSLTQICDANPAISASKLSQLQRHKEILQDHWKSFRNIRSSIQQERNRLNLLFSVKNDIANSATDAPAPIGDADEYIQNETRRIDQSNNVVDRLISQAWETRSQFHSQSNVLNTANNKVLQTLQRIPGVNQLIMKINTRRKKNAFVLATITTLCILFLFFTW, encoded by the coding sequence ATGAGCTCACAACCCTCTTTCGTCACCATAAGGGGAAAGGCTATCTCTCTAGAGACACAGACGGAGTCGCTCCTCTCCAAATACTCCACGTTCGCGCAAACAACAAGCTCAGAGCAAACTGgacaagagaagaagatagACAAGCAAGTGGAGGAAATCTTGGGCCAGAGACAGGACGTAATCGATTCGCTAACTCAGATCTGCGATGCGAACCCGGCAATCTCTGCCTCAAAACTCTCGCAGCTGCAGCGTCACAAGGAGATCTTACAAGACCACTGGAAGAGCTTCCGCAACATCAGGTCCTCCATCCAGCAAGAACGCAACAGGCTCAACCTGCTGTTCAGCGTGAAGAACGACATCGCCAACTCCGCCACGGATGCGCCAGCCCCCATCGGCGACGCTGACGAGTACATCCAAAACGAGACAAGGCGGATCGACCAGTCCAACAACGTCGTCGACCGCCTTATTTCCCAGGCCTGGGAGACCCGGTCGCAGTTCCACTCGCAGAGTAATGTCTTGAACACCGCAAACAACAAGGTGCTGCAAACTCTGCAAAGAATACCGGGCGTTAACCAGCTCATTATGAAGATCAACAcgaggaggaagaagaacgCGTTTGTATTGGCTACGATAACCACACTTTGTATactatttttgtttttcacaTGGTAA
- the RPL8A gene encoding 60S ribosomal protein eL8 (similar to Saccharomyces cerevisiae RPL8A (YHL033C) and RPL8B (YLL045C); ancestral locus Anc_4.8), translated as MAPGKKIAPAPFGAKSTKSNKTKNPLTYSTPKNFGIGQAIQPKRNLSRYVKWPEYVRLQRQKKILSIRLKVPPTIAQFQYTLDRNTAAETFKLFNKYRPETAAEKKERLTKEAAAIAGGKSKQDASPKPYAVKYGLNHVVALIENKKAKLVLIANDVDPIELVVFLPALCKKMGVPYAIVKGKARLGTLVNQKTSAVAALTEVRTEDEAALAKLVSTINANFVDKYDEVKKHWGGGVLGNKAQAKMDNKAKSSESA; from the coding sequence ATGGCCCCAGGTAAAAAAATCGCTCCAGCTCCATTCGGTGCTAAGTCTACCAAGTCTAACAAGACCAAGAACCCATTGACTTACTCTACTCCAAAGAACTTTGGTATTGGTCAAGCCATTCAACCAAAGAGAAACTTGTCTAGATACGTCAAATGGCCAGAGTACGTCAGACTACAAAGacaaaagaagatcttGTCCATCAGATTGAAGGTTCCTCCAACCATCGCTCAATTTCAATACACTTTGGACAGAAACACCGCTGCTGAAACCTTCAAGTTGTTCAACAAGTACAGACCAGAAACTGCTGccgaaaagaaggaaagattGACCAAGGAAGCCGCCGCCATCGCTGGTGGTAAGTCCAAGCAAGACGCTTCTCCAAAACCATACGCCGTCAAGTACGGTTTGAATCACGTTGTCGCCTTGattgaaaacaagaaggCTAAGTTGGTTTTGATCGCCAACGATGTCGACCCAATTGAACTAGTTGTCTTCCTACCAGCTTTGTGTAAGAAGATGGGTGTTCCATACGCTATCGTCAAGGGTAAGGCCAGACTAGGAACTTTGGTCAACCAAAAGACCTCCGCTGTCGCCGCTTTGACTGAAGTCAGGACTGAAGACGAAGCTGCTTTGGCCAAGTTGGTTTCCACCATTAACGCTAACTTCGTTGACAAATACGATGAAGTCAAGAAACACTGGGGTGGTGGTGTCCTTGGTAACAAGGCCCAAGCCAAGATGGACAACAAAGCTAAATCATCCGAATCCGCTTAG
- the GUT1 gene encoding glycerol kinase (similar to Saccharomyces cerevisiae GUT1 (YHL032C); ancestral locus Anc_4.9) encodes MFHSLCRVVAFSKRYIFRPPQRPYTSLTQEQGRLSKIMEDLHSDYVPLIASVDVGTTSSRCILFNRWGQDVSKHQIEYSTSASKGKIGVSGLRRPSTAPARETPRTSDVQVNGQPIFSAEGYAIQETKFVKIEELDLDFHNEPTLKFPKPGWVECHPQKILMNVVQCLASSLISLQTINAERVANGLPPYKVTCMGVANMRETTILWSRRTGKPIVNYGIVWNDTRTIKIVRERWQNTSVERQLQLRQKTGLPLLSTYFSCSKLRWLLDNEPLCANAYEENDLMFGTVDTWLLYQLTKQKAFVSDVTNASRTGFMNLSTLQYDEELLRFWDIDSNLIHLPEIVPSSQYYGDFGIPDWIMEKLHDLPKAVLQDLVESNLPIQGCLGDQSASMVGQLAYKPGAAKCTYGTGCFLLYNTGTKKLISQHGALTTLAFWFPNLQEHDGKKPELSEPHFALEGSVAVAGAVVQWLRDNLRLINKSEDVGPIASTVPDSGGVVFVPAFSGLFAPYWDPDARATIMGMSQFTTASHIARAAVEGVCFQARAILKAMSSDAFGEGSKDRDFLEEISDVTYEKSPLSVLAVDGGMSRSNEVMQIQADILGPCVKVRRSPTAECTALGAAIAANMAFKDPKSRPLWKDLHDVKKWVFYNGIEKNEQISPEVHPSLRIFRSQSDDAERRKHWKYWEVAVERSKGWLKDIEGEHDHVIENIQR; translated from the coding sequence ATGTTTCACTCCCTGTGTCGTGTTGTAGCATTTTCCAAACGTTACATATTCCGACCACCTCAGCGCCCCTATACTAGTTTAACGCAAGAACAAGGCCGCTTGTCTAAAATTATGGAAGATTTACATAGCGACTACGTCCCGCTTATAGCCAGTGTCGACGTCGGCACCACCTCATCCCGATGCATTCTTTTCAACAGGTGGGGTCAGGACGtttcaaaacatcaaaTCGAATACTCAACTTCTGCCTCGAAGGGCAAAATTGGGGTTTCCGGGCTAAGAAGACCCTCCACCGCCCCAGCTCGCGAAACGCCAAGGACCAGCGACGTTCAGGTCAACGGCCAGCCCATATTTTCAGCAGAAGGCTACGCCATCCAAGAAACCAAGTTCGTAAAGATTGAAGAACTGGACCTGGACTTCCACAATGAGCCCACATTGAAGTTCCCGAAACCGGGTTGGGTTGAGTGCCATCCGCAGAAAATCCTGATGAATGTTGTCCAGTGTCTTGCCTCGAGTTTGATCTCATTGCAAACCATCAACGCCGAGCGTGTTGCGAATGGCCTGCCCCCCTACAAGGTGACCTGCATGGGCGTGGCAAACATGAGAGAGACCACGATCCTGTGGTCCCGCCGGACCGGCAAACCGATTGTTAACTACGGTATTGTCTGGAACGACACCAGGACGATCAAGATTGTCAGAGAAAGATGGCAGAACACGAGCGTCGAGAGACAACTACAACTGAGACAAAAGACTGGGTTGCCGCTGCTATCCACGTATTTTTCGTGCTCCAAACTTCGCTGGCTCCTGGACAACGAACCTCTGTGTGCCAACGCATACGAGGAGAATGACTTGATGTTTGGTACGGTGGACACATGGCTGCTTTACCAACTGACCAAGCAAAAGGCGTTTGTATCCGACGTGACCAACGCCTCCAGGACAGGATTCATGAATTTGTCCACTCTGCAATACGACGAGGAGCTGTTAAGGTTCTGGGATATCGACAGCAACTTGATTCACCTGCCTGAAATTGTGCCCTCGTCCCAATACTACGGAGACTTTGGTATCCCCGATTGGATAATGGAAAAACTGCACGATTTACCTAAGGCGGTGCTGCAAGATCTGGTTGAGAGCAACCTTCCCATTCAGGGTTGCTTGGGCGACCAGAGCGCCTCAATGGTGGGCCAGCTCGCCTATAAGCCCGGCGCTGCAAAGTGCACCTATGGTACGGGTTGCTTTCTACTGTACAACACGGGGACCAAGAAACTGATATCTCAACATGGCGCATTGACGACTCTAGCGTTTTGGTTCCCAAACTTACAAGAGCACGATGGCAAAAAACCCGAACTGAGCGAGCCTCATTTTGCCCTGGAAGGCTCCGTCGCTGTGGCTGGTGCCGTGGTCCAATGGCTGCGTGATAACTTACGACTAATCAATAAATCAGAAGACGTTGGCCCCATAGCATCTACAGTGCCTGATTCCGGCGGTGTAGTTTTTGTTCCTGCATTTAGCGGCCTATTCGCTCCATACTGGGATCCCGATGCAAGAGCCACTATCATGGGAATGTCCCAGTTCACGACTGCTTCCCACATCGCCAGGGCCGCCGTAGAAGGTGTCTGCTTCCAGGCCAGGGCCATCTTGAAGGCGATGAGTTCAGACGCATTTGGTGAAGGTTCCAAAGATAGAGACTTTTTAGAAGAGATATCCGATGTCACGTATGAAAAATCGCCATTATCTGTTCTGGCAGTGGACGGTGGAATGTCAAGATCCAATGAGGTCATGCAAATCCAGGCGGACATCTTGGGACCGTGTGTCAAAGTTAGAAGGTCCCCAACAGCAGAATGCACCGCTTTGGGGGCCGCCATCGCGGCCAACATGGCATTCAAAGACCCGAAGTCACGCCCACTATGGAAAGACCTGCACGatgtgaaaaaatgggtttTCTACAACGGGatagagaaaaatgaacaaatATCACCCGAAGTTCATCCAAGCTTGAGGATATTCAGAAGCCAATCCGATGATGcggaaagaagaaagcaCTGGAAATATTGGGAGGTTGCCGTTGAAAGATCTAAAGGCTGGCTGAAGGACATAGAAGGCGAACACGACCATGTCATAGAAAACATTCAACGGTAA